A window of Formosa sp. Hel1_31_208 contains these coding sequences:
- a CDS encoding chaperone modulator CbpM — MDATHFISIQQFCTHYNVPITFINALHEYDLVEVIITKNENYLKTNQLNDVEKMIRLHYDLDINLEGIDAIYNLLKQVEHLQSQIRTLKNKLNVYEHF, encoded by the coding sequence ATGGATGCTACACATTTCATTTCAATTCAACAGTTTTGCACCCATTATAATGTGCCAATAACCTTTATTAACGCATTGCATGAGTACGATTTAGTTGAGGTTATAATTACTAAAAATGAGAATTACTTAAAAACCAATCAGCTAAATGATGTTGAAAAAATGATACGTCTGCATTATGATTTGGATATTAATTTAGAAGGGATTGATGCTATTTATAATTTATTAAAACAGGTAGAACATCTTCAATCTCAAATTCGAACATTAAAAAATAAGTTAAATGTTTATGAGCATTTTTAA
- a CDS encoding CDP-alcohol phosphatidyltransferase family protein, translating into MLTFKNYNIADWFSFYRIAAAPFLLGLIWMDQQLLFASFLLVSYSTDAIDGFLARKLKITSPRGSQLDSFGDQITLIIGLAGLFYFETEFIKENLTLIIIAFIPYIVQMLIAYFKYGKATAFHTYLAKISAIMQSVFILYALFFDPNYTLFYIMIVIGLLETFEEITLIFMFPNWASDVKGIYWALKDKRRLKQDKL; encoded by the coding sequence ATGCTTACCTTTAAAAACTACAATATAGCCGATTGGTTTTCATTTTATCGCATAGCAGCAGCTCCTTTCTTATTAGGATTGATTTGGATGGATCAACAATTGTTATTTGCGTCCTTTTTGTTGGTGAGTTACTCTACAGATGCTATTGATGGATTTCTTGCCAGAAAACTTAAAATTACGAGCCCTCGAGGTTCTCAATTAGACTCTTTTGGTGACCAAATAACACTTATTATTGGATTGGCAGGACTCTTCTATTTTGAAACAGAGTTTATAAAGGAAAATTTGACACTTATCATTATAGCCTTTATTCCTTATATCGTTCAAATGCTCATTGCCTATTTCAAATATGGAAAAGCCACAGCATTTCATACTTATCTTGCAAAAATATCGGCGATTATGCAAAGTGTATTTATTCTTTACGCTTTGTTCTTTGATCCTAACTATACACTTTTCTATATCATGATTGTGATTGGATTATTAGAAACATTTGAAGAGATTACTTTGATTTTTATGTTCCCTAATTGGGCGTCTGATGTTAAAGGTATTTATTGGGCATTAAAAGATAAACGGCGTTTAAAACAAGATAAATTATGA
- a CDS encoding ABC transporter ATP-binding protein, which produces MSIVLEAKHINKYFKKPLLFHVLKDINFQVKEGEFASIMGKSGCGKSTLLYILSTMDTDYEGELYLNNELITGKPNEYLSFLRNKHIGFVFQFHYLLSEFSVLENVMLPAKKLAEKTIQEIEHDAMEKLKMLNIEHLAKKRASRVSGGEKQRVAIARALINNPSIIMGDEPTGNLDSHNAENVFNIFKSLSDDKGLSLLVVTHDEDFANKTDRIIQMGDGKIIV; this is translated from the coding sequence ATGAGTATTGTATTAGAAGCAAAACATATCAATAAGTACTTTAAAAAGCCTTTGTTATTTCATGTGCTAAAGGATATTAACTTCCAAGTAAAAGAAGGGGAATTTGCATCTATTATGGGCAAGTCAGGTTGTGGTAAATCAACCTTACTATATATTTTGTCAACTATGGATACAGATTATGAAGGGGAACTGTACTTGAACAATGAGCTGATTACAGGAAAGCCCAATGAATACCTCTCTTTTCTTCGGAATAAACATATTGGATTTGTATTTCAGTTTCATTATTTGCTTTCAGAATTTTCAGTCTTAGAAAATGTCATGTTGCCAGCAAAGAAACTTGCGGAAAAAACAATTCAGGAAATTGAACATGATGCCATGGAAAAACTCAAGATGCTCAACATTGAACATTTAGCAAAGAAAAGAGCCTCACGAGTTTCAGGTGGTGAAAAGCAGCGAGTTGCTATAGCTAGGGCATTAATAAATAATCCTTCTATCATCATGGGAGATGAACCCACAGGTAATCTGGATAGTCATAATGCTGAAAATGTCTTTAATATTTTTAAATCACTTAGTGATGATAAAGGTCTCTCGTTATTAGTGGTAACACACGATGAAGATTTCGCTAATAAAACGGATAGAATTATTCAAATGGGCGATGGCAAAATCATCGTATAA
- a CDS encoding heavy metal translocating P-type ATPase, with amino-acid sequence MAQHNLEEHSDNQIFRQDKELSFAFLCGIFLLVGFLIETLSNFSHWLPLSSYIISYVFGAFFITIAAYKKIIKGGFDIDFLMISAAGGAAYIGSWAEGALLLFLFSLGHALEHYAMNKAKKSIEALGELSPKTALVKKKDTLVEIPIEDLRINNVIVVKPNTKIAADGVIISGSSSVDQAPITGESIPLDKTCIANTEHLPEFTDIDRRHIVFAGTINGDNSLEVLVLKLTEDSTVSRLIKLVSEVETQKSPTQRLTKKFEKWYVPIVIIVVFLLCLAHLVIDESFNTSLYRAITVLVAASPCALAISTPSAVLSGIARAAQKGILIKGGKALEDLGEITTMAFDKTGTLTEGRPQLTNIIPFHNFDDNTFLKLVLEVESLSNHPLAKAIANDIIKKYAIEFQHEASEVYEIQGKGIRAIYEDNEVFIGNVKLMEASGIMVDDFVLTKMKGLLENGHTVMIVACNKAVIGLISVMDTPRKSAVATLKRLREIGIKHMIMLTGDHQNVGDAIAKQIGLTDVKGNLLPEDKVAAIQTLIKRDKKIAMVGDGVNDAPAMALSTVSVAMGAAGSDVALETADVALMSDKIENLPFVIGLSRKSKQIIKQNIWISLSVVALLVPVTIFGLTNIGVAVAFHEGSTVVVVLNALRLLRFKMD; translated from the coding sequence ATGGCACAGCACAACCTAGAAGAGCACAGCGATAACCAAATCTTTAGACAAGATAAAGAGCTTTCTTTTGCTTTTTTATGCGGTATATTTCTTCTCGTTGGTTTTTTAATTGAAACATTATCTAATTTTTCTCATTGGCTGCCTTTGTCGAGTTATATAATATCCTACGTGTTTGGAGCCTTTTTTATCACTATTGCAGCCTATAAAAAAATTATTAAAGGCGGTTTTGATATTGATTTTTTAATGATTTCGGCAGCGGGAGGAGCTGCATATATTGGTAGTTGGGCAGAAGGTGCTTTATTACTATTCCTTTTTAGTTTAGGTCACGCTTTAGAACATTATGCAATGAATAAAGCCAAGAAGTCAATTGAGGCCTTAGGAGAATTATCACCCAAAACTGCGCTCGTCAAAAAAAAGGACACCCTCGTAGAAATACCGATAGAAGATTTAAGAATCAATAATGTAATTGTTGTAAAACCGAATACAAAAATTGCAGCAGATGGCGTTATCATAAGTGGAAGTAGTAGTGTAGATCAAGCTCCAATTACTGGTGAAAGTATTCCTTTAGACAAAACATGTATAGCCAATACAGAACACTTACCTGAGTTCACAGATATTGATAGAAGACATATTGTATTCGCAGGAACAATCAATGGCGATAATAGCCTTGAGGTTTTAGTTCTTAAACTCACTGAAGATTCTACAGTGTCCAGATTAATTAAACTGGTAAGTGAAGTTGAAACTCAAAAATCGCCCACACAAAGACTAACCAAAAAGTTCGAGAAATGGTACGTTCCAATAGTGATAATTGTTGTGTTCTTGCTGTGCCTAGCTCATTTAGTTATTGATGAAAGTTTTAATACAAGTTTATATAGAGCAATAACAGTGTTAGTAGCGGCTAGTCCTTGTGCCTTAGCAATCTCTACACCAAGTGCCGTACTGAGCGGTATTGCACGAGCAGCTCAAAAAGGTATTCTAATTAAAGGTGGAAAAGCCTTAGAAGATTTGGGGGAAATTACAACAATGGCATTTGATAAAACCGGAACACTTACAGAGGGAAGGCCTCAGCTAACAAACATAATTCCTTTTCATAATTTTGATGACAACACATTTCTTAAGTTAGTACTTGAAGTGGAGAGCTTAAGTAACCATCCACTCGCCAAAGCAATAGCAAATGATATTATAAAAAAGTATGCTATTGAATTTCAACATGAAGCCTCTGAAGTTTATGAGATACAAGGAAAAGGAATACGTGCGATTTATGAGGATAATGAAGTGTTTATAGGAAATGTAAAACTTATGGAAGCCTCAGGCATCATGGTTGACGATTTTGTTCTGACTAAAATGAAAGGTCTCTTAGAAAATGGACACACGGTTATGATTGTGGCCTGTAATAAGGCGGTTATCGGATTAATTAGTGTTATGGATACACCTCGGAAATCGGCAGTAGCAACATTAAAACGCTTAAGAGAAATTGGGATCAAACATATGATTATGCTTACTGGTGATCATCAAAATGTTGGTGATGCTATTGCAAAGCAAATTGGTCTTACCGATGTTAAAGGGAATTTATTACCCGAAGATAAAGTCGCTGCAATACAAACATTAATCAAAAGAGATAAAAAAATAGCTATGGTTGGAGATGGTGTTAATGATGCACCAGCAATGGCATTAAGTACGGTGAGTGTTGCAATGGGAGCTGCAGGCAGTGATGTGGCTTTAGAAACAGCAGATGTCGCATTAATGTCTGATAAAATTGAGAATTTACCATTTGTGATAGGTTTAAGTAGAAAATCAAAGCAAATTATTAAACAAAATATTTGGATAAGTTTAAGTGTTGTAGCACTGCTAGTTCCAGTGACTATTTTTGGTCTCACAAATATTGGTGTAGCTGTCGCTTTTCATGAAGGATCAACTGTAGTGGTTGTTTTAAATGCCTTACGTTTACTTCGTTTTAAAATGGACTAA
- a CDS encoding arsenate reductase family protein has translation MGQIATSNRQITLYYSSKSVRAKQTLIYAKAEGLPIQEIDILKTKLTGTQIVELANRLKIEVKDFVNQEHPEYTRQFEHHDFSENDWIKMIQKHPEIMKQPIALRGDIAILVETPTDIIKI, from the coding sequence ATGGGACAGATTGCTACCTCAAACCGTCAAATCACCTTGTATTATAGTTCTAAATCGGTGAGGGCCAAACAAACATTAATCTACGCTAAAGCAGAAGGATTACCCATTCAAGAGATTGATATTTTAAAAACTAAACTTACAGGAACTCAAATAGTAGAACTAGCCAATCGATTGAAAATTGAAGTTAAAGATTTTGTCAATCAGGAGCATCCAGAATATACGCGTCAGTTTGAACATCACGATTTCTCAGAAAATGATTGGATTAAGATGATTCAGAAACATCCTGAAATTATGAAACAACCCATTGCGTTGAGAGGTGATATTGCAATCTTGGTAGAAACTCCAACAGACATTATAAAAATTTAA
- a CDS encoding mechanosensitive ion channel family protein: protein MTELEHVKEWIIDNPFVWSIIKFMMILLIILVASKLLRRYLKKRISSTVIRYKAQKGIEIFGYILLVILAITYFSGTIKDFTIVIGLFTAGIAFTLQELILSIAGSMYIFLVQVYKPGDRIEMNGIKGDVIDVDSIYTTMMEIGEWVSSDNYSGRIVKISNAFVFKGPIYNYSHDFPFIWDEFNLPIRYGSDIDLAKSIVINIASEVLSEFTSNSKSQWKSVVNKYYIEDAQIDPTLAIALTDNWIQFNLRYIVDYKKRRSIKHKLNDQIRLAIENTEGKIILASSTIELIKIPDLNVKFDGQRTT, encoded by the coding sequence ATGACAGAACTAGAACATGTAAAAGAATGGATTATAGACAATCCCTTTGTTTGGAGTATTATTAAGTTTATGATGATACTGCTTATTATTCTAGTGGCTAGTAAACTCCTTAGACGCTATTTAAAAAAAAGGATATCAAGCACCGTTATACGTTATAAGGCACAGAAAGGAATCGAAATTTTCGGATACATCCTACTAGTCATATTAGCGATTACCTATTTTTCAGGAACCATAAAAGATTTTACCATTGTTATAGGTTTATTTACGGCAGGAATTGCCTTTACACTTCAAGAATTAATTTTGAGTATCGCGGGCTCTATGTATATTTTTCTTGTTCAGGTATATAAGCCTGGTGATCGAATAGAGATGAATGGAATTAAAGGAGATGTCATAGATGTGGATAGTATTTACACCACTATGATGGAAATTGGAGAATGGGTAAGTAGTGATAATTACAGTGGGCGCATTGTGAAAATAAGTAACGCTTTTGTATTCAAAGGTCCTATTTATAATTATTCTCATGATTTTCCATTTATTTGGGATGAATTTAATTTACCTATTCGCTATGGGTCTGATATAGATTTAGCAAAATCTATCGTTATTAACATAGCTTCAGAGGTGCTTTCAGAATTTACATCCAATTCAAAATCACAATGGAAAAGCGTTGTTAATAAATATTATATTGAAGATGCTCAAATAGATCCAACATTAGCAATTGCTCTTACTGATAATTGGATACAATTTAATTTGAGATATATTGTAGACTATAAGAAACGTCGCTCTATAAAACATAAGTTAAATGACCAAATAAGATTAGCAATAGAAAACACTGAAGGTAAAATCATTTTGGCGTCATCAACGATAGAACTTATTAAAATACCAGACCTAAACGTTAAATTCGATGGACAACGAACGACATAA
- a CDS encoding DnaJ C-terminal domain-containing protein, which yields MAVIDYYEILGISKKATANEIKKAYRKLARKYHPDLNPNNKEAEQKFKRINEANEVLSNPENRKKYDEYGEHWQHAEDYEKAKQQQKQYTKQQGSQGSSRRYTDEEFSDLFGSMFGGGSSRTHGGQVKFRGQDFNAELQLDLKDVYTAHKRTLTVNNKNIRITIPAGIENGQVIKIKGHGGKGVNGGPNGDLYIAFSIRNTSSFKRNGQDLYAAVDLDLYTALLGGEITVHTFDGKVKLTVKPETKNGTKVKLKGKGFPKYKKEGQFGDLYITYNIKTPTKLTAKEKELFTELSKLR from the coding sequence ATGGCAGTTATCGACTATTATGAAATATTAGGAATATCAAAGAAAGCTACTGCAAACGAGATAAAAAAAGCGTATCGGAAACTAGCTCGTAAATATCATCCTGATTTAAATCCCAATAATAAAGAAGCAGAGCAAAAATTCAAGAGGATTAATGAAGCCAATGAAGTATTGAGTAATCCTGAAAATCGTAAAAAGTATGATGAGTACGGTGAGCATTGGCAACATGCTGAAGATTATGAAAAAGCAAAACAGCAACAAAAACAATACACAAAACAACAAGGCTCTCAAGGCAGCTCTAGACGATATACAGATGAAGAGTTTTCCGATTTATTTGGCTCTATGTTTGGAGGAGGTTCTTCGAGAACTCATGGCGGACAGGTAAAATTTAGAGGTCAAGATTTTAATGCGGAGTTACAACTAGACCTTAAAGACGTATATACTGCTCATAAACGGACCTTAACCGTAAATAATAAAAATATACGCATCACGATACCTGCAGGTATAGAAAACGGACAGGTTATCAAAATAAAAGGTCATGGCGGTAAAGGTGTTAATGGAGGGCCTAATGGTGATTTGTATATAGCGTTTTCAATACGTAATACGTCTTCATTCAAAAGGAATGGACAAGACTTGTATGCGGCTGTAGATTTAGATTTGTATACGGCACTTTTAGGTGGTGAAATTACAGTCCATACATTTGACGGAAAAGTAAAACTGACCGTGAAACCAGAAACTAAAAACGGAACGAAAGTAAAACTCAAAGGGAAAGGATTTCCGAAGTATAAAAAAGAAGGACAGTTTGGGGATTTGTATATAACATATAATATAAAAACTCCAACAAAGCTTACTGCAAAAGAAAAAGAACTATTTACCGAACTATCAAAATTGCGATAA
- a CDS encoding FtsX-like permease family protein: protein MANWNVILNISKTHLLTKIKQTSIAALGVTFGIGSYITLVCFMTGLNAMLDDLILNQTPHIHVYNEIEPSKQQPISLYEEVGGSFNVVHSIKPKLSPKKIHNALPIINYLEENDDVRAALPQVKTQIFYIAGSIELGGNLTGINPLNEAKYFNMGDYIVEGSAQALETTDNSILLGIGIAKKMSLKVGDRVQVSPINGGIFPLKIVGFYQSGIADLDAIQSFTNVKTVQRILGAANNYITDINIKLYDIEEAVPLARRIEQQFDLKAIDIKTANAQFETGTTIRNLITYAVSITLLIVAGFGIYNILNMLIYEKMNDIAILKATGFSGKDVQLIFMSQAMIIGLVGGVLGLIIGYVLAKLIGTVPFQTEALPTVETYPINMNPLFFVIGFVFALFSTFLAGYLPSKKAKKIDPVKIIRGQ, encoded by the coding sequence ATGGCAAACTGGAACGTTATACTGAACATCTCTAAAACACATTTACTGACGAAAATTAAACAGACGTCTATTGCCGCACTTGGTGTCACTTTTGGTATTGGCTCATATATCACTTTAGTGTGCTTTATGACAGGACTGAATGCGATGTTAGATGATTTAATATTAAATCAAACCCCACATATTCATGTTTATAATGAGATAGAACCGTCTAAACAACAGCCCATTTCTTTGTATGAAGAGGTTGGAGGTAGTTTTAATGTTGTGCATTCTATCAAACCCAAATTAAGTCCGAAAAAAATACACAATGCTCTACCTATTATTAATTATTTAGAAGAGAATGATGACGTTAGAGCAGCCCTTCCACAAGTAAAAACACAAATATTTTATATCGCTGGATCTATAGAATTGGGTGGTAACCTTACAGGAATAAATCCATTAAATGAAGCAAAATACTTCAATATGGGTGACTATATTGTTGAGGGTTCAGCTCAGGCTTTAGAAACTACAGATAACAGTATTCTCTTAGGAATAGGCATCGCAAAGAAAATGTCACTGAAAGTTGGTGATCGTGTTCAAGTTAGCCCAATTAATGGCGGCATCTTTCCATTAAAAATTGTAGGGTTTTATCAAAGTGGTATAGCTGATTTAGATGCCATTCAAAGCTTTACCAACGTAAAAACAGTTCAACGAATACTTGGGGCAGCAAACAATTACATCACAGACATAAATATCAAACTTTATGATATTGAGGAAGCGGTTCCATTAGCTAGGCGAATAGAGCAACAATTTGATTTAAAAGCTATTGATATCAAAACAGCTAATGCACAGTTTGAAACAGGGACAACGATAAGAAATCTTATTACATATGCGGTGTCAATTACACTGCTTATTGTAGCCGGATTTGGCATTTATAATATTCTAAATATGCTAATTTATGAGAAAATGAACGATATCGCTATATTGAAGGCTACGGGTTTCTCAGGCAAGGACGTACAACTCATCTTTATGAGTCAAGCTATGATTATTGGGTTGGTTGGAGGTGTGCTAGGCTTAATTATAGGCTATGTTTTAGCCAAACTTATTGGGACCGTTCCATTTCAAACAGAAGCATTACCAACAGTAGAAACCTATCCTATAAATATGAATCCGTTATTCTTTGTTATAGGCTTTGTGTTTGCATTGTTTTCAACATTTTTGGCGGGTTATTTACCTTCTAAAAAGGCTAAAAAAATTGATCCAGTTAAAATTATTAGAGGACAGTGA